The following are encoded in a window of Geobacter metallireducens GS-15 genomic DNA:
- a CDS encoding tRNA1(Val) (adenine(37)-N6)-methyltransferase: MKADETIDELQTYDLRIAQERHGYRFSLDPLLLCAFAAPQVGARVIDLGTGSAVIPLVLARRTVQATFVGVELQEGLATLAERNVALNGLVDRISILCDDVLGLRKRFPVSSFDVVVSNPPYRKRGTGKVSPKVGRDDARHESSATLADFLAAAKYLVNPTGRICFIYHPSRLPELFSEAHVQKLASMRLRLVHGTSDAEARMALIEFCKGRRADLKVLPPLIVRGDGLGYTPEVAEILGGDRQGDCRQSVKASG; this comes from the coding sequence GTGAAGGCTGACGAGACCATAGACGAACTGCAGACCTACGACCTGCGGATTGCTCAAGAGCGTCATGGATACCGGTTTTCCCTCGACCCGCTGCTCCTCTGCGCTTTTGCCGCCCCGCAAGTTGGGGCACGGGTCATTGATCTGGGAACCGGCAGCGCCGTCATCCCGCTCGTCCTCGCCCGTCGGACCGTGCAAGCCACTTTTGTGGGGGTGGAACTCCAGGAAGGACTGGCCACATTGGCAGAGCGCAACGTAGCGTTGAACGGGCTCGTCGACCGGATATCCATTCTCTGTGATGATGTCCTCGGGTTGCGCAAGCGTTTTCCCGTTTCCTCCTTTGACGTGGTCGTTTCCAACCCCCCCTACCGCAAGCGCGGAACGGGGAAGGTAAGCCCCAAGGTGGGACGCGATGATGCCCGCCATGAGTCATCGGCAACCCTCGCCGACTTCCTTGCTGCTGCCAAGTACCTGGTGAATCCCACCGGCCGCATCTGTTTCATCTATCACCCGTCGCGGCTTCCGGAGCTTTTCTCGGAGGCGCATGTCCAGAAACTTGCATCCATGAGACTGCGTCTTGTACATGGGACCTCAGACGCTGAGGCCCGAATGGCCCTCATCGAGTTTTGCAAGGGACGCAGGGCGGATTTGAAGGTGCTTCCACCCCTGATTGTCAGGGGAGATGGGCTGGGCTACACCCCCGAGGTCGCTGAGATTCTGGGTGGTGACAGGCAAGGAGATTGCCGGCAGTCAGTAAAAGCGTCGGGATAG
- a CDS encoding KH domain-containing protein, whose product MKELVETIAKALVDDPSQVRTTEEMEEDTMVIKLTVAKEDMGRIIGKEGRTAKAIRTLLNAVSTKDNKKAVLKIVE is encoded by the coding sequence ATGAAAGAGCTTGTAGAGACCATCGCAAAGGCGCTTGTGGACGACCCCTCCCAGGTGAGAACCACCGAGGAGATGGAAGAGGATACAATGGTCATCAAGCTGACCGTGGCCAAAGAGGACATGGGACGAATCATCGGCAAAGAGGGGCGGACAGCAAAGGCAATCCGGACCCTGCTCAACGCGGTGTCCACCAAGGACAACAAGAAAGCCGTGCTGAAGATCGTCGAATAA
- the rpsP gene encoding 30S ribosomal protein S16, whose translation MAIKMRLARAGAKKKPFYQIVIADVRSRRDGRFIENVGTYDPNQNPAAVKFEEGKALEWLGKGAQPTDTVKQMLKTAGLWEKFTTKPA comes from the coding sequence ATGGCTATCAAGATGCGTTTGGCCCGTGCAGGGGCGAAGAAGAAGCCCTTTTATCAAATTGTTATTGCTGACGTGCGCAGCCGCCGTGATGGGCGGTTTATCGAGAATGTCGGGACCTACGACCCGAACCAGAATCCTGCCGCTGTGAAATTCGAAGAGGGCAAGGCCCTTGAATGGCTCGGCAAGGGAGCCCAGCCCACCGATACCGTCAAGCAGATGCTCAAGACGGCCGGTCTCTGGGAGAAATTCACGACCAAGCCTGCATAA
- the rimM gene encoding ribosome maturation factor RimM (Essential for efficient processing of 16S rRNA) has product MLGSTDLVLLGKVVATHGIRGQLSVVPFSGEFSTILSMQTVYLSGPDNRKESFEVDRAAVHRNRVLLTLKGFANINEVLHLVGRELFARRDQFPPLDEGEFYWCDLIGLSVTTSEGLSLGRIEEIIATGSNDVYVVRDGEREYLIPALEDIVVGVDLDKGIMTVSPTEGLLDL; this is encoded by the coding sequence ATGCTGGGCAGTACCGATCTCGTGTTGCTCGGCAAGGTCGTCGCAACACACGGCATCAGGGGACAACTGTCAGTCGTCCCCTTTTCGGGCGAGTTCAGCACCATTCTTTCGATGCAGACAGTTTACCTCAGTGGGCCGGACAACCGTAAGGAAAGCTTTGAAGTGGACCGCGCGGCTGTCCATCGCAATCGGGTTCTCCTGACACTGAAGGGATTCGCGAATATAAACGAAGTTCTCCACCTGGTCGGGCGTGAGTTGTTCGCTCGACGGGACCAGTTTCCCCCCCTTGACGAGGGGGAGTTCTACTGGTGTGACCTCATTGGCCTTTCGGTAACGACAAGTGAAGGGTTGTCCCTTGGCCGTATCGAAGAGATTATTGCCACGGGAAGTAACGACGTCTATGTGGTCAGGGACGGGGAGAGGGAATATCTGATTCCGGCCCTTGAAGACATAGTTGTCGGTGTTGATTTGGATAAGGGAATCATGACCGTCAGCCCCACAGAGGGGCTGCTTGATCTATGA
- a CDS encoding RNA methyltransferase codes for MSGATLSNANVSVALLHHPVYDKNRQVVSTAVTNLDIHDIARSARTFGLLSYYIVTPVPGQQELAGRIVRHWQEGWGATYNPKRKAALELIKIAATLNDALEDMQERFGRPVRLVTTGARLHPRSVTFSDLQHLITERDQPYLLLFGTGWGLVEEVFEKADLVLEPIQGAGDYNHLSVRSAAAIIMDRLFGAR; via the coding sequence GTGAGCGGGGCGACTCTTTCCAATGCCAATGTGAGTGTCGCGCTCCTCCACCATCCGGTTTATGACAAAAATCGGCAGGTGGTCTCCACGGCGGTAACGAATCTCGACATTCACGATATCGCGCGGTCAGCGAGAACCTTCGGGCTGCTCAGCTACTACATCGTGACGCCAGTTCCCGGACAACAGGAACTTGCAGGCCGAATCGTCCGGCATTGGCAGGAGGGATGGGGTGCCACATATAATCCCAAGCGGAAGGCTGCGCTTGAGCTCATAAAGATCGCCGCAACTCTAAATGATGCCCTGGAGGATATGCAAGAGCGCTTCGGACGGCCAGTTCGGCTCGTGACGACCGGAGCACGACTCCATCCCCGAAGCGTCACATTCAGCGACCTGCAGCACCTCATTACCGAGCGGGATCAGCCCTATCTGCTCCTTTTCGGTACCGGTTGGGGGCTCGTCGAAGAGGTGTTTGAAAAGGCCGACCTGGTTCTCGAGCCGATCCAAGGGGCTGGAGATTACAACCATCTCTCGGTGAGGTCTGCGGCAGCAATCATCATGGATAGACTGTTCGGAGCGCGTTGA
- a CDS encoding DUF721 domain-containing protein gives MTRPRPVADLLTEALRGKPAERRLKEGRIWLLWDEAVGERIASVARPVGFRGGTLTVAVANAPWMQQLNFLKQGIMDKLNALLCGPVVTEIYLKAGRTEPPPAPSSEQRPPVRELTTVEKEFVREETESIEDPELRAIISRLMARHLASSPPDEA, from the coding sequence ATGACGCGCCCACGCCCCGTCGCCGACCTGCTGACGGAGGCCCTGCGCGGCAAGCCCGCGGAGCGGCGCCTCAAAGAGGGCCGGATTTGGCTTCTCTGGGATGAGGCAGTGGGTGAGCGGATCGCTTCCGTTGCACGCCCCGTGGGGTTTCGTGGGGGGACACTGACCGTAGCGGTGGCAAACGCCCCCTGGATGCAGCAACTGAACTTCCTGAAGCAGGGAATAATGGATAAACTGAACGCCCTTCTCTGCGGACCGGTAGTCACGGAAATCTACTTGAAGGCAGGGAGGACCGAGCCCCCTCCCGCCCCCTCTTCCGAGCAGCGCCCCCCTGTTCGAGAACTGACCACCGTCGAAAAAGAATTTGTTCGGGAAGAGACCGAATCCATCGAAGACCCTGAACTCCGCGCCATCATCTCCCGCCTCATGGCACGACACCTCGCATCGTCGCCACCGGACGAAGCGTAA
- the trmD gene encoding tRNA (guanosine(37)-N1)-methyltransferase TrmD produces the protein MKFDILTLFPAMFEGPLTESIIRRAVEKGLLDIRLHQIRDFATDRHKVVDDAPYGGGDGMVMKVEPIAACLEAVKAERPKARVLLTSPRGRLFDNAAARELAQEQEVIIICGRYEGIDERVRELFVEDEFSIGDFVLTGGELAAMVMIDATVRFVPGVLGSPGSAETDTFSDGLLEYPHYTRPAEFRGHSVPAVLLSGNHAEVARWRRRKALEETIRSRPDLLEKAVLDSDDRRYLLELEEGASK, from the coding sequence ATGAAATTCGATATTTTGACCCTTTTCCCTGCCATGTTCGAGGGACCGCTTACCGAAAGCATCATCCGGCGGGCAGTCGAGAAAGGGCTCCTTGATATCCGGTTGCACCAGATCCGTGACTTTGCCACTGATCGGCACAAGGTTGTCGACGATGCACCCTATGGTGGTGGTGACGGGATGGTCATGAAGGTTGAGCCGATTGCCGCCTGTCTGGAAGCGGTCAAGGCCGAGCGCCCAAAGGCGCGGGTCCTACTCACCAGCCCTCGGGGCCGTCTCTTCGATAATGCGGCGGCCCGCGAGCTGGCCCAAGAGCAGGAAGTCATCATTATCTGCGGACGGTATGAGGGGATCGACGAGCGGGTCCGCGAGCTTTTCGTGGAGGATGAGTTTTCAATCGGCGATTTTGTCCTCACTGGCGGAGAGTTGGCAGCCATGGTCATGATCGACGCCACCGTGCGGTTTGTTCCCGGAGTACTCGGCTCGCCCGGGTCGGCCGAAACTGACACGTTCTCCGACGGCCTGCTTGAGTACCCTCACTATACGCGTCCTGCCGAATTTCGCGGCCATTCGGTCCCGGCTGTGCTGTTGTCCGGCAACCATGCAGAAGTGGCGCGTTGGCGACGTCGCAAGGCCTTGGAGGAAACGATCCGTTCGAGACCGGATTTGCTCGAAAAGGCAGTGCTGGATAGTGACGACCGGCGCTACCTGCTAGAACTCGAAGAGGGAGCCTCGAAGTGA
- a CDS encoding DUF3343 domain-containing protein, translated as MIRDGDCVAIFHSIHRVMKAEKVLKGQGFPILLIPAPRALHADCGLAIRYASADRDAVEEVLAAEGLLPEEIHVKQGEQYLKIG; from the coding sequence ATGATTCGAGATGGCGATTGTGTTGCGATTTTTCATTCGATACACCGGGTCATGAAGGCTGAGAAAGTGCTCAAGGGGCAGGGTTTCCCGATCCTTCTTATTCCGGCTCCCCGTGCCCTCCATGCAGACTGTGGCCTGGCCATCCGCTACGCCTCAGCGGACCGGGATGCGGTGGAAGAGGTTCTGGCAGCGGAGGGGTTGCTGCCGGAAGAGATCCATGTGAAGCAGGGTGAGCAGTACCTCAAGATCGGCTAG
- a CDS encoding glycosyltransferase family 4 protein — translation MIVAMAAVAHVKIDAAGEKRVLYLVDKSGFGGVQTIAYTLMRHGVDERIGMDFFFLRNINDRFGMEDVREPNVFYSRATHRYSLRPFVEILRFIREKKVSILHLNGNKSIILGLVIKKLFQPTIKIIAHEHGGVFDYSRWYAAFLKSFRNSFDLFITISNYRKHFLVERCLVAPSAIRVIDNFVDPARLATASASACGHTDRCDSEGDKPFVIGYVGGLSRIKGCDVLIRALPPLRERLGNFRVMIAGDGPARAELEELVAALGLGDIVSFLGFVDPPGIAYAQFDMMVIPSRSEEGPICLYEAWMMGLPVVASNAPVLNERIRDGETGILFQSDEPCDLAEKIYSVCRNPDVAAHIRAGGSCEAARHTVERYRGDLRDVYLSL, via the coding sequence ATGATCGTAGCAATGGCTGCTGTCGCACATGTAAAAATTGATGCCGCAGGGGAAAAGCGTGTCCTGTACCTCGTGGACAAGTCGGGATTCGGTGGTGTCCAGACGATTGCGTACACTCTGATGCGCCATGGTGTTGACGAACGGATCGGGATGGATTTCTTCTTCTTGAGAAACATCAATGATCGGTTCGGCATGGAAGACGTCCGTGAACCCAATGTGTTCTATTCACGAGCGACGCATCGGTACAGTCTGCGTCCGTTCGTTGAGATTCTTCGTTTCATCAGGGAGAAAAAAGTTTCGATTCTCCATCTCAATGGCAACAAATCCATTATCCTCGGCCTCGTGATAAAGAAGCTTTTTCAGCCGACGATTAAAATAATTGCCCATGAGCATGGCGGGGTATTTGACTACTCCCGCTGGTATGCCGCGTTCCTGAAGTCTTTCCGCAACTCCTTCGATCTCTTTATCACGATTTCGAACTACCGAAAGCACTTCCTCGTCGAGCGGTGCCTGGTTGCTCCTTCAGCCATCAGGGTAATCGATAATTTTGTCGATCCGGCGCGCCTTGCCACCGCCAGCGCGAGCGCATGCGGCCACACTGACCGCTGCGACTCAGAGGGAGACAAACCCTTTGTCATCGGGTATGTTGGCGGACTCAGCAGAATCAAGGGGTGTGATGTGCTGATCCGGGCACTTCCCCCGTTGCGGGAGCGTCTCGGCAATTTCAGGGTGATGATAGCGGGCGACGGACCGGCCCGGGCGGAACTCGAGGAGCTCGTTGCTGCTCTCGGCCTGGGTGATATCGTTTCATTCCTTGGATTTGTGGATCCACCGGGCATCGCATATGCCCAGTTTGATATGATGGTGATCCCTTCGCGTTCCGAGGAGGGGCCGATTTGCCTCTATGAAGCGTGGATGATGGGGCTCCCGGTCGTGGCCAGCAATGCCCCGGTGCTCAACGAACGCATCCGGGACGGGGAAACGGGCATTCTGTTTCAATCGGATGAGCCGTGCGATCTGGCAGAGAAGATCTATTCGGTTTGCCGTAATCCGGATGTCGCCGCGCATATCAGGGCGGGGGGCTCTTGTGAGGCCGCGCGCCATACGGTGGAGCGCTATCGGGGAGATTTGCGGGACGTCTACCTCTCACTTTGA
- a CDS encoding glycosyltransferase encodes MMQARPKILALYPRLPSMARAAGEKTAFKFVETLHGLGHRIVLLSFAFNGYDEKDYQALEPLCEKIVLHPFGSGEKLANVLRGWHLSPTLAARRSPGFGRLIDEHIAGCDLVHIEFTELLPWACHISKRYPEKRVSYVAHDIVFQKKYREARRHLFLNPWRDLDLAMTWWSENRFLACTDRIIVQNRKDAALIPRHRERVRVVVPYAQTAASEESSVPPPISGRYLIYYGAMDRPENYLAAISFLRICWPELRREFPDLEFCVLGARPHDRLREFDGRDGVTVTGFVEDPNAYLSGAFLTVAPITLGAGIKVKVLESLLSGSPVVAFPAGAEGIDVGPREGLTVVEGYREMTAAIRRALHGALPDRGEIRAAARCAFDWGITESFLREDYR; translated from the coding sequence ATGATGCAGGCAAGACCAAAAATCCTGGCGCTTTACCCGCGGTTGCCGTCGATGGCGAGGGCGGCTGGTGAGAAGACGGCATTCAAGTTCGTTGAGACCCTCCATGGCCTGGGCCACCGAATCGTCCTGCTCTCATTCGCTTTCAACGGCTACGACGAGAAAGACTACCAGGCACTGGAGCCGTTGTGTGAGAAGATTGTGCTGCACCCCTTCGGCTCCGGAGAGAAACTTGCCAACGTTCTGCGGGGGTGGCACCTGTCGCCGACCCTTGCCGCCCGACGCAGCCCCGGCTTCGGCCGGCTTATCGACGAACATATCGCGGGGTGCGACCTCGTCCACATAGAGTTCACGGAGCTCCTCCCCTGGGCCTGCCATATCTCTAAACGGTATCCGGAGAAGCGGGTCAGCTATGTCGCCCACGACATCGTCTTCCAGAAGAAGTACCGGGAGGCACGCAGGCACCTCTTCCTGAATCCTTGGCGCGACCTGGACCTGGCAATGACCTGGTGGAGCGAGAATCGTTTCCTTGCCTGCACCGATCGGATAATCGTGCAGAATCGCAAGGATGCGGCGCTGATTCCTCGACATCGGGAGCGGGTGCGCGTGGTGGTCCCATACGCGCAGACGGCGGCCTCGGAGGAGTCTAGCGTTCCCCCACCGATCTCCGGACGCTATCTGATCTACTATGGTGCGATGGATCGTCCTGAGAATTATCTCGCGGCTATCTCTTTTCTCCGCATCTGCTGGCCGGAGTTGCGACGGGAGTTCCCGGACTTGGAGTTCTGCGTGCTCGGCGCACGCCCCCATGACCGGCTCCGTGAATTTGATGGCCGTGACGGGGTAACAGTCACCGGCTTTGTGGAGGATCCGAATGCCTACCTTTCCGGCGCATTCCTTACGGTTGCCCCGATTACCCTCGGCGCAGGAATTAAGGTGAAAGTGCTGGAGTCGCTTCTGAGCGGTTCCCCGGTGGTAGCCTTCCCCGCGGGGGCCGAGGGGATCGACGTTGGACCGCGGGAAGGGTTGACCGTGGTGGAGGGGTATCGGGAGATGACTGCAGCGATCCGGCGTGCACTGCATGGCGCGTTGCCGGACCGGGGGGAGATCCGTGCCGCTGCGCGGTGTGCCTTCGACTGGGGTATCACCGAGAGCTTCCTCCGGGAGGACTACCGGTGA
- the ffh gene encoding signal recognition particle protein produces MFENLSDKLDLLFKKLRGQGVMTEENIKEALREVRLVLLEADVNFKVVKDFVEKVRERAVGTQVLQSLSPGQQVIKIVQEELVALMGGGEDNSLDLAAKPPVALMMVGLQGSGKTTTCGKLARLLKGQRRRPLLVPADVYRPAAIEQLRTLGRQLSVETFDSRADQDPVDICREALRYATLNGFDTVILDTAGRLQIDEYLMNELVRIKEAVQPREILFVADAMTGQEAVNVATGFNERLDITGVVLTKLDGDAKGGAALSIRAVTGKPVKLVGLGEKLDALEVFYPDRLVSRILGMGDILTLVEKAQATFDATETERLQQKLKKSQFDLEDFRSQLQQIKKMGSLESILGMIPGVGKAMKQMQGAQPSEKELKRIEAIIDSMTPGERANHQIINGSRRLRIAKGSGTTVQEVNQLLKRFTEAQKVMKQLQKMGPKGLMRGMKGMGKGMFPF; encoded by the coding sequence ATGTTCGAAAACCTTTCCGACAAACTTGACCTCCTCTTTAAAAAGCTCCGCGGCCAAGGGGTGATGACCGAGGAGAACATCAAGGAGGCGCTCCGTGAGGTGCGGCTTGTCCTTCTTGAGGCAGACGTCAATTTCAAGGTTGTCAAGGATTTCGTCGAGAAGGTCCGCGAGCGGGCTGTCGGCACCCAGGTTCTCCAGAGTCTCTCGCCGGGGCAGCAGGTCATCAAGATTGTGCAGGAAGAGCTCGTGGCCCTCATGGGGGGCGGCGAGGACAATAGTCTCGATCTTGCCGCGAAGCCCCCGGTCGCCCTCATGATGGTCGGTCTCCAGGGCTCCGGCAAGACCACCACCTGCGGCAAGCTGGCGCGGCTCCTCAAAGGGCAGCGGCGGCGTCCGCTTCTCGTGCCCGCTGACGTCTACCGCCCTGCCGCCATTGAGCAGCTCAGGACCCTTGGTCGTCAGCTTTCGGTGGAAACGTTTGATTCGCGGGCCGACCAGGACCCGGTTGATATCTGCCGCGAGGCGCTCCGTTACGCCACGCTCAATGGCTTCGATACGGTGATTCTCGATACCGCCGGTCGTCTCCAGATCGACGAGTATCTCATGAATGAGCTCGTCCGTATCAAGGAGGCGGTACAGCCCCGGGAGATTCTCTTTGTGGCCGACGCCATGACCGGCCAGGAGGCGGTTAACGTCGCCACCGGCTTTAACGAGAGGCTCGACATCACCGGCGTGGTCCTTACCAAGCTGGACGGCGATGCCAAGGGGGGCGCTGCCCTCTCTATCCGTGCGGTCACCGGCAAGCCGGTGAAGCTCGTGGGGCTCGGCGAAAAGCTTGATGCCTTGGAGGTCTTCTACCCGGACCGCCTCGTTTCCCGCATTCTTGGCATGGGTGATATTCTCACTCTGGTCGAGAAGGCCCAGGCCACGTTCGATGCTACGGAAACGGAGCGGCTTCAGCAGAAGCTCAAGAAGAGCCAGTTCGATCTGGAGGATTTCAGGAGCCAGCTCCAGCAGATCAAGAAGATGGGGTCCCTTGAATCGATTCTCGGCATGATTCCCGGCGTGGGCAAGGCCATGAAGCAGATGCAGGGAGCCCAGCCGTCGGAGAAGGAGCTCAAGCGGATCGAGGCGATTATCGATTCCATGACTCCCGGCGAGCGGGCGAACCATCAGATCATCAACGGCAGCCGTCGTTTGAGGATCGCCAAAGGGAGCGGCACAACGGTCCAGGAGGTCAATCAGCTCCTGAAGCGGTTCACCGAGGCACAAAAGGTGATGAAGCAGCTTCAGAAGATGGGCCCCAAGGGGCTGATGCGGGGGATGAAAGGGATGGGAAAGGGAATGTTCCCCTTCTGA
- the rplS gene encoding 50S ribosomal protein L19 yields the protein MNTIDMLELEQMKKNIPPFKPGDTVKVHVKIVEGDKSRIQAFQGVVIARQNGGIRESFTVRKISNGIGVERVFPLHSPSLDAIEVITRGHVRRAKLYYLRKLRGKAARIREKKYVAAH from the coding sequence ATGAACACTATCGACATGCTTGAACTTGAACAGATGAAGAAAAACATCCCCCCGTTTAAACCGGGAGATACCGTCAAGGTCCACGTCAAGATCGTGGAGGGCGACAAGAGCCGGATCCAGGCCTTCCAGGGTGTGGTAATCGCTCGTCAGAACGGCGGCATCCGCGAATCGTTCACGGTCCGTAAAATCTCCAATGGCATCGGCGTTGAGAGGGTCTTCCCGCTCCATTCGCCGTCACTTGATGCCATTGAGGTGATCACCCGTGGCCATGTCCGCCGCGCCAAGCTCTACTACCTCCGCAAGCTCCGCGGCAAGGCCGCGCGGATTCGCGAGAAGAAGTACGTGGCTGCCCACTAA
- a CDS encoding glycosyltransferase family 9 protein, protein MTLRNVRTDCIHLDGYKPCPPHKRNGVVCGNCAEYRPARSRILILKVGAAGEVIRNTPILHRLRALYPGAEITWMTDYPDFIPRSFVQRVLKFDWKNALLVQEQEYDLLLSLDKDTQVCAVANRVRAAVKKGFLLGPQGKIVPADDDARRKWLTGIFDDLMKENTRHYVEETFEICGWEWAGERYILENVPRVPLSFPRTEGRPLIGLNTGAGSIWPTRIWPEDSWRDLAAALQTRGYDVLLLGGPDEHEKNLRLARESGARYEGLKNFLEFSGLVGCCDLVVTAVTMALHIAIALERRIVLLDNIFNASEFYLYGLGSIVQPELDCLACYKRAFDGGCPVEDCMELISVADVAAAVETNLSAQEPVSSP, encoded by the coding sequence ATGACACTGAGAAACGTCCGCACCGACTGTATCCATCTCGATGGCTACAAGCCGTGTCCTCCCCACAAGAGGAACGGCGTCGTCTGTGGCAACTGTGCCGAGTACCGCCCGGCCCGCTCCCGGATTCTCATCTTGAAGGTGGGGGCCGCTGGCGAGGTGATCCGCAACACGCCGATCCTCCACCGGCTCCGCGCTCTCTACCCCGGCGCCGAGATCACGTGGATGACCGACTACCCCGACTTCATCCCCCGCTCCTTTGTCCAGAGGGTGCTGAAGTTCGACTGGAAGAACGCCCTGCTGGTTCAGGAGCAGGAGTACGACCTGCTCCTGAGTCTCGACAAGGACACCCAGGTCTGCGCCGTGGCGAATCGGGTCCGGGCGGCGGTGAAGAAGGGGTTCCTCCTGGGCCCGCAGGGGAAGATCGTCCCCGCCGACGACGATGCCCGCCGCAAGTGGCTGACCGGGATCTTCGACGACCTGATGAAGGAGAACACCCGGCACTATGTGGAGGAGACCTTCGAGATCTGCGGTTGGGAGTGGGCGGGGGAGCGCTACATCCTGGAGAACGTCCCCCGGGTCCCACTTTCGTTCCCCCGGACGGAGGGGCGGCCGCTGATTGGCCTCAACACTGGCGCCGGCAGCATCTGGCCGACCCGCATCTGGCCCGAGGATAGTTGGCGGGATCTGGCAGCGGCGTTGCAGACGCGGGGGTACGACGTCCTTCTTCTCGGCGGCCCCGATGAACACGAAAAGAATCTGCGGCTTGCGCGGGAGAGTGGAGCCCGCTACGAAGGGCTGAAGAACTTCCTGGAGTTCTCGGGGTTGGTCGGCTGCTGTGACCTGGTGGTAACCGCCGTCACCATGGCGCTCCACATCGCCATCGCCCTGGAGCGCCGGATCGTGCTGCTGGACAACATCTTTAACGCTTCCGAGTTTTATCTCTACGGGCTCGGCTCCATTGTGCAACCGGAGCTCGACTGTCTCGCCTGCTACAAGCGCGCCTTCGACGGGGGCTGCCCGGTGGAGGACTGCATGGAGCTGATCAGCGTGGCGGATGTGGCGGCGGCGGTGGAAACGAACCTATCCGCACAGGAGCCGGTTTCAAGCCCATGA
- a CDS encoding glycosyltransferase family 2 protein: MCLRLGYHRELPPGGLPVTGLKPRVSVIVLTWNGKRYLPGCLGALAVQTFRDFEVILVDNGSEDGSGQYVREAFPWVRLVELPENLGFAEGNNRGLATAQGKLIVTLNNDTLAEPGFLAELVGAAERYPRAGMIAALLVNFYDPARIDAAGIAPGFDGLGYCLGHGEPVGAPWDTSREVFGPSAGAALYRREMIDEIGFFDAAFFAYAEDFDLAWRGRRAGWPCMTAPQAVVRHVHSATSGTESPFTIYHIHRNKWYVLLKDWPTRLLLRHLPRILMADLAALSVALLKGRGGAALRARWGVLAALPWLLVKRREDDGKRAPLPVEQLFARGLSLAALKRKLGMS, from the coding sequence GTGTGCCTTCGACTGGGGTATCACCGAGAGCTTCCTCCGGGAGGACTACCGGTGACGGGACTCAAGCCTCGCGTTTCGGTCATCGTGCTGACATGGAACGGGAAGAGGTATCTCCCCGGCTGCCTTGGGGCGCTGGCGGTACAGACTTTTCGGGATTTTGAGGTGATACTGGTCGATAACGGTTCCGAGGACGGATCGGGACAATATGTTCGGGAGGCGTTCCCGTGGGTCCGACTGGTTGAGCTTCCCGAAAATCTCGGCTTCGCGGAGGGGAATAATCGAGGACTGGCGACCGCGCAGGGGAAATTGATTGTGACGCTCAACAACGATACGCTGGCGGAGCCGGGTTTCCTGGCTGAGCTCGTTGGCGCAGCGGAGCGGTATCCTCGCGCCGGAATGATCGCGGCCCTGCTGGTGAACTTTTACGATCCCGCTCGAATCGATGCTGCAGGAATCGCCCCGGGGTTCGATGGGCTCGGCTACTGCCTCGGGCACGGCGAACCGGTGGGCGCTCCGTGGGATACATCGAGGGAGGTATTCGGCCCTTCTGCGGGGGCGGCGCTGTATCGACGGGAAATGATCGATGAGATTGGCTTTTTCGATGCGGCATTCTTTGCCTACGCGGAGGATTTCGATCTCGCCTGGCGCGGACGGCGCGCCGGCTGGCCCTGCATGACGGCCCCGCAAGCCGTTGTTCGCCATGTCCATTCGGCCACGAGCGGTACGGAAAGCCCATTCACCATTTACCATATTCATCGCAACAAGTGGTACGTGCTCCTGAAGGATTGGCCGACACGCCTTCTGCTGAGGCACCTCCCACGGATTCTGATGGCAGATTTGGCCGCATTATCCGTGGCATTGCTGAAAGGGCGGGGCGGTGCTGCCTTGCGAGCCAGATGGGGAGTGCTTGCTGCGCTCCCATGGCTTCTGGTTAAACGCCGAGAAGATGATGGGAAGCGTGCCCCCCTGCCCGTGGAGCAGTTGTTTGCCCGCGGCCTTTCGCTTGCGGCACTGAAGCGGAAGCTGGGGATGAGCTAG